AGCATCTAAGACCTGAGGTGGGAGTTGGATGGTTCCGGTTTCGCTAACTTCAACAATTACAGCCATTTGAGCGCTCCTTAACGGTTAATGCTGGATGCGTCTAACTTAAATTTTAAGGCCTACCCTTAGGTACCTAGTAGACTGCCAAGCTAAAGATGACGGGTCGGTGGGGTATACGGTTCAAGGTTTCAGGTTCAAGGCGAGTCGTAGACCATATACCTTGCACCCTGCACCCAGAACGGCTGGCCCCTGTCAAAATCAGCTTGGTTAAGTACTAGGATTCTGGCGAGAAACAATTTTTTGTCACTCTTTGAGCTTGAACTCACCTGTTTAGTCGCGAGATTTTAGTCTTGCGGCTTGGATCCACAGTCTACACCTGCTGGCGCTTAATCAATTGGCTAAACAACCCCTCTTCAGCGGCCAGCTCCTCAAAGCTGCCCTGCTGAATTAAACGACCTTTTTCGAGCACGTAGATGCGATCGGCGTTGCGAATGGTGCTGAGGCGGTGGGCCACCACAATGCGCGTCACCCGCAGCCGCTCCAGGCTTTCGCTGACGATCGCCTGGGTGCGGTTATCCAGGGCGCTGGTGGCTTCATCAAACAGCAGAATGCGGGGGCGCAGGGCCAGGGCGCGGGCAATTAGCAGCCGCTGCCGCTGCCCGCCCGAGAGATTTGTGCCCCCCTCACTCACCACCGTGTGCATACCCATCGGCATCGAGAGAATGTCGTCGGCCAGCCCCGCCATTTGGGCCGCCTCCCAGGCTTCTTCCATCGTGATGCGGGCGCTGCTGGCGATGTTTTCAAAAATTGAGGCCGACATCAGGCGGCTGGTTTGCAGCACCACGCCAAACTGTCGCCGCAGGGCGTTGAGGTCGAGTCCTGCCATATCCTGCCCGTCGAAGTAGACTGTGCCCACCTCCGGTGCATCAAAGCCCAGCAGCAGTCGAAACAGCGTCGACTTGCCGCTCCCTGAGGGGCCGACCAGGGCGACAAATTCTCCCGGCTCAATGGCGAGGGTGACCCCGTCTAAAATCAGATCCCCGTCGGAGCGGTAGCGAAAGCCCACGTTGCTCACCGTCACCTGGCCCGAGATCCGCCCTGGGTCGGCCTTGTGGGGGTCAACCTCGGGCTGGGCAGCGAGAATGGGTTCGGCCCGCTGCCAGATCGGCAGCACATCGAGCACATCAATCACGGTGCTGCTGAGGCTGGTGGCCCCACCAATGAACGTACCAAAGGCGGCGTTAAAGGCGAGAAATGTGCCGGTGGAAAAGCCGCCATCCCCCGCCTGCGACTGCTGAATCATGCCGGTGGCGAAGGCAAACAGCACCGCCGGGGTGAGGGCCGCCAGCAGGTTGTTGATCACGGTCAAATTGTCCTCAATGCCCTCCGAGGCCAGGGTCAGCCGCAGTTCTTGACTGTACTGACGGCCCCAGTAGGCAAAGGCGCGGGTTTCGGCCCCGGACACCCGAAACTTGGCCACGCCGTTGATCATCTGCACCATCATGCCGAACAGCTTGCCCTGCTGGTCGTGGAGGGGGCGAATTTTCTTTAGAGTCAGCACCCCCGAGACCACGGTGACCGCCATATTGAGCAGGGCCACCCCGGCGGCAATCAGCGCCAGGGGTACGCTGTAGTAAAACAGCAGCCCCAGATTCAGCAGCGAAAATAGGCTCGAAAACAGGCTCTTGAGCAGGGTGTTGCCCAACCGCTGGCGAATCTGGCTGATGGACGACACCCGAGCGCTCAAATCGCCAATGGAGTAGCCGCGAAAGAAGGAGGTTTTCAGCTTTAGCAGCCGGTCCCACACGGCTGCCTGGGTGCTGCTGTCGGCAAACGACTCAATCCGCATCAGGGCAATGCCCTGGGTGAGCTGAAACAGGGTGGCCCCAAAGGTGGTGGCCAGCAGGGCAAAGGCAATTTGCACCAGCAGGGTCTGGTCGGCGTTGGGGATGGCCTGGTCGATCAGAATACCCGTGGCCTGGGGGGTGACCATGCCCAGCAGGGTGGCAGCGATGCTGGCCACGGCCACCACCACCAGTTCCTGCCGGTGCCCCTGGAGCGCAAACTGAAGCAGCTGCACCGGCTTGAGCTGATAGGGCAGCGGGCGGTAAAAGGTGTGGGCCGTGGGGGAAATCCCCTCGGCGACGGCCCGATCGCACGGCCCCCGCGTACCCCGCTGGGGGTCAACCACCTCGTAGCGGGTCGCCCCCACGGGCAGCAGCGCCAGCGGGCGACCATCCTCACGGGCGTAGGCCAGCAGTGGGCCACCGTCGCGCCGCCACCAGTCGTCGCGCAGAGCTACCTGGCGGGTGCGGATTTGGGAGGAACGGGCGATCGCCTCCAGCGGATCGCGCACCCGGCGCAAATCCTCCGACTGGGCCGGGGGCTGAATGGCAATGCCCAGAGCCCGGCCCACCGCCCCAGCGGCCACCAGCAGCGCATCTTCAGACGGCCTTTCCTGCGGTTCCTGAACGGCGGCGGCAGGCTCAAACACCCCCGCCAGCTGCGTTAGCGTCTGGCTTACGGCCTGGGCATTCAGCCGGGTGCGGGCCTCAAACCGCTGGTAGTCTTGCGCCTGCTGCTGCGCTTCCAGGTGCTGAATGCCCCTGAGGACGAAGCTTTGCAGATGCCCGAGCCCGGTTACGATCGCGTCTGGCGATCGCCGCCCCTGGGGCAGCCCAACCTCCAGCTCCACCATCGCCGTCGCCTGCACCCAGAGGTGGCCACTCAGGGGAATCGGCCCCACCGCCGGAGTCAGCGTCAAATGCTCCAGCCCCAGCAGTCGCCCCTCCCCAGCCAGCAGCCGCAGCCAGGTAATGCCGCCCTGGGGGGGCTGATACACTTCTCCGGGCGACAGCAGCCCGCTGGCCTCAACCGGCGTCGCCAGCCGCGCCGATACGGTGTCTGACAGCGCCGCCCCCAGCCGGTGTACCCAGGTTTCCAGGGTCACCAGGGTAGTTGCGGCCGTGCGGCGATCGGCCAGTTCATCCGTCAACGTGGCCAGAGAAATTGGCCTCAAACTCACCGCCTCCAGCGGCATCGTCATCAGCTGGCAGGGGGTCTCTTGCCCCAGCAGCGCCGCCGGAAACAGCAGCGCCCCCGGCTTAACGCTAAACAGGTAGCGCCGCCGACTGGTCAGCTCCGCTGATTGCACACTGACTGTAAACAGCGCCAGCGTGCCCGTTTCAACCCGCCAGCAGGTCTGAGGATCGTCAAGGAAGAGGGGCTCGTTGCTGCGGAGGGAGTGGAGGGGGGAGGTGATGGGGGTGTGGGTGGTGAGCATGGGGGAAGTGGGGGGTAGGGGAGATGGGGGAGGGTGGGGAGGAGGGGAGAGTTTTGAGTTTTGAGTTTTGAATGAGGGAGTTGGGGAGTTGGGCAAGGGAGCAGTTCTTGGTTTTAAATTGAGAACTCAAAACTAAGAACTTAAAACTTTCTTTCTCACCCTTCTTCACTGCGAATCAGCTGCAAATACGGCCCTTCCTGGTCGCGCAGCGCATCGTGGCTGCCGCGCTGGACGACTTTGCCGTGGTGCATGACGATGATTTCGTCGCAGTCGCGGATGGTGCTGAGGCGGTGGGCGACGATCAGGCAGGTGCAGCCGCGCAGGCGCAGGTTGTAGTCGATGGTGCGCTCGGTTTCGGTGTCGAGGGCGCTGGTGGCTTCGTCCATGACCAGAATGGCGGGGTTGTTGACCAGGGCGCGGGCGATTTCGAGCCGCTGGCGCTGGCCACCGCTGAGGTTGGCAGCCCCTTCGAGCAGTTCGGCGCTGTAGCCGCCGGGCAGCGAGAGAATGGTGTCGTGGATGGCGGCATCGCGGCATGCCTGGATCAGATTGGCGTCGGGGATAGTGGTATCCCAGAGGGTGAGGTTGTCGCGCACGGTGCCCGCAAACAGCAGAATGTCTTGCTCCACCATGGCTAGAGAATTGGTCAGCACGGGGCGGGGAATCTGGTGGCGGGGCTGGCCGTCGAAGCAGATGTCGCCCGACCAGGGTTGATAGAGGCCGCACACCAGCTTAGCCACGGTGGATTTGCCGCTGCCGCTGCCGCCCACCAGGGCCACCCGCTGCCCCGGCCTGAGGGAGAGACTGAGGTTGTCGATCAGTGGCGGCGCGGTGCGGTTGTAGCCAAAGGTGAGGTGGTGGAGGTCGAGGAAGCCGTGGAGTTTGGGGGAGGGGATGTGAGGGAGTGAGGGAGTGAGGGAGTGAGGGGGTGGGGAAGGTGGGGAGGGTGGGGTTGGAAGCTGGGACTTTGCATTGTTAGAAAGCACATTGCTATTACCAGCGATATTTTTATCACCCCCATCACCCCCATCACCCCCATCACCCCCATCTCCATCACCCCCCCACCCCCCACTCCCCACTCCCCCACCGGGCAGCAGCGGATCAACCGGATTCTGAAGCACGTCGTCGAGGCGATCGAGGGTGCCGCCGAGTTCTTGGAAGTCGCCTGCGAGTTTGAGCAGCTGGTTGACGGGCTGCATAAACTGCTGGATGAGGGACTGAAAGGCGACGAGCATGCCGATGCTGAGGGCACCGTCGATGACGCGGAAGCCGCCGATGGTGAGCAGCAGCATGGCGCTGAGGCCGGAGAGAAAG
This genomic stretch from Nodosilinea sp. PGN35 harbors:
- a CDS encoding NHLP bacteriocin export ABC transporter permease/ATPase subunit; this translates as MLTTHTPITSPLHSLRSNEPLFLDDPQTCWRVETGTLALFTVSVQSAELTSRRRYLFSVKPGALLFPAALLGQETPCQLMTMPLEAVSLRPISLATLTDELADRRTAATTLVTLETWVHRLGAALSDTVSARLATPVEASGLLSPGEVYQPPQGGITWLRLLAGEGRLLGLEHLTLTPAVGPIPLSGHLWVQATAMVELEVGLPQGRRSPDAIVTGLGHLQSFVLRGIQHLEAQQQAQDYQRFEARTRLNAQAVSQTLTQLAGVFEPAAAVQEPQERPSEDALLVAAGAVGRALGIAIQPPAQSEDLRRVRDPLEAIARSSQIRTRQVALRDDWWRRDGGPLLAYAREDGRPLALLPVGATRYEVVDPQRGTRGPCDRAVAEGISPTAHTFYRPLPYQLKPVQLLQFALQGHRQELVVVAVASIAATLLGMVTPQATGILIDQAIPNADQTLLVQIAFALLATTFGATLFQLTQGIALMRIESFADSSTQAAVWDRLLKLKTSFFRGYSIGDLSARVSSISQIRQRLGNTLLKSLFSSLFSLLNLGLLFYYSVPLALIAAGVALLNMAVTVVSGVLTLKKIRPLHDQQGKLFGMMVQMINGVAKFRVSGAETRAFAYWGRQYSQELRLTLASEGIEDNLTVINNLLAALTPAVLFAFATGMIQQSQAGDGGFSTGTFLAFNAAFGTFIGGATSLSSTVIDVLDVLPIWQRAEPILAAQPEVDPHKADPGRISGQVTVSNVGFRYRSDGDLILDGVTLAIEPGEFVALVGPSGSGKSTLFRLLLGFDAPEVGTVYFDGQDMAGLDLNALRRQFGVVLQTSRLMSASIFENIASSARITMEEAWEAAQMAGLADDILSMPMGMHTVVSEGGTNLSGGQRQRLLIARALALRPRILLFDEATSALDNRTQAIVSESLERLRVTRIVVAHRLSTIRNADRIYVLEKGRLIQQGSFEELAAEEGLFSQLIKRQQV